The Humulus lupulus chromosome 4, drHumLupu1.1, whole genome shotgun sequence genome has a window encoding:
- the LOC133831664 gene encoding probable auxin efflux carrier component 1c has protein sequence MITLLDFYHVMTAVVPLYVAMILAYGSVKWWKIFTPDQCSGINRFVALFAVPLLSFHFISTNDPYHMNLRFIAADTLQKLIVLAVLAVWSKVSKRGCLEWTITLFSLSTLPNTLVMGIPLLKGMYGDFSGSLMVQIVVLQCIIWYTLMLFMFEYRGAKLLISEQFPDTAGSIVSIHVDSDIMSLDGRQPLETEAEIKEDGKLHVTVRKSNASRSDIFSRRSQGLSSTTPRPSNLTNAEIYSLQSSRNPTPRGSSFNHTDFYSMMAGGRNSNFGANDVYGLSASRGPTPRPSNYDEDGGGAVGGNKPSRYYSHAQPATAATHYPAPNPGMFSPTGSKNTTANAANANATKKPNGTTVTTTTTANSNTQGQAQKGGEDGGKDLHMFVWSSSASPVSDVFGSHEYGPHDQQKEMRLAVSPGKVEGRRENPEEYMERDDFSFGNRGVDREMNSHENDKAGNTGTDGKPKVMPPTSVMTRLILIMVWRKLIRNPNTYSSLIGLIWSLVSFRWNVKMPAIVAQSISILSDAGLGMAMFSLGLFMALQPRIIACGNSIAAFAMAVRFLTGPAVMAAASIAVGLRGVLLHVAIVQAALPQGIVPFVFAKEYNVHPEILSTGVIFGMLIALPITLVYYIFLGI, from the exons ATGATTACATTATTGGACTTCTACCATGTCATGACCGCCGTGGTCCCTCTGTACGTGGCAATGATTTTAGCTTACGGTTCGGTGAAATGGTGGAAGATTTTCACACCCGACCAGTGCTCCGGCATAAACCGTTTCGTGGCTCTGTTCGCCGTGCCTTTACTTTCATTCCATTTCATCTCGACCAACGATCCTTACCACATGAACTTGCGGTTCATCGCCGCTGATACCCTCCAAAAACTCATCGTCTTGGCTGTACTTGCCGTCTGGTCTAAGGTCAGCAAAAGGGGTTGTTTGGAATGGACCATAACTCTGTTCTCCTTATCCACACTCCCAAACACTCTCGTCATGGGCATCCCACTCTTAAAGGGTATGTACGGAGATTTCTCAGGGAGTTTAATGGTTCAGATTGTGGTTCTTCAGTGCATCATCTGGTACACTCTGATGCTCTTCATGTTCGAGTACAGAGGAGCCAAGCTGTTGATATCTGAACAATTCCCAGACACGGCTGGTTCGATCGTGTCCATACACGTGGACTCTGATATCATGTCCTTGGATGGTCGGCAGCCATTGGAGACCGAAGCAGAGATCAAGGAAGACGGCAAGCTTCACGTCACAGTCCGAAAGTCAAACGCGTCAAGGTCCGATATCTTTTCAAGAAGGTCACAAGGCTTGTCGTCAACAACTCCAAGACCTTCGAATCTCACCAATGCCGAGATTTACTCTCTCCAATCCTCCCGGAACCCAACTCCAAGAGGCTCCAGCTTCAACCACACCGATTTCTACTCCATGATGGCCGGTGGCAGGAACTCCAATTTCGGCGCCAACGATGTCTACGGTCTCTCGGCTTCGAGGGGCCCCACGCCGAGGCCTTCGAATTACGACGAGGATGGCGGTGGTGCAGTCGGCGGTAACAAGCCTAGCAGGTACTATAGCCACGCACAGCCAGCCACGGCTGCCACGCATTACCCCGCGCCCAACCCCGGTATGTTCTCGCCGACTGGGTCCAAAAACACGACCGCTAATGCAGCCAATGCCAATGCCACTAAGAAGCCTAACGGTACTACCGTCACTACTACCACCACAGCTAATAGCAACACTCAAGGTCAAGCTCAAAAGGGTGGCGAAGATGGTGGAAAAGACCTTCACATGTTTGTATGGAGCTCGAGTGCTTCTCCGGTGTCTGATGTTTTCGGAAGCCATGAATACGGTCCTCACGATCAACAGAAAGAGATGAGACTAGCAGTGTCTCCTGGCAAAG TCGAAGGTCGTAGAGAGAATCCAGAGGAGTATATGGAGAGAGATGATTTCAGCTTTGGAAATCGAGGAGTGGATAGAGAGATGAATAGCCATGAAAATGACAAAGCCGGTAATACTGGTACTGATGGAAAACCAAAAGTGATGCCTCCAACAAGTGTAATGACCAGGCTTATTCTCATCATGGTTTGGAGAAAACTCATCAGAAACCCAAATACTTACTCAAGCTTAATCGGCCTTATTTGGTCTCTAGTTTCATTCAG GTGGAATGTAAAAATGCCAGCCATAGTAGCACAGTCCATTTCCATACTGTCAGATGCAGGTCTTGGCATGGCCATGTTCAGTCTCG GTCTTTTTATGGCTTTGCAACCCCGGATCATAGCATGTGGAAATTCCATAGCAGCTTTTGCCATGGCCGTGAGATTCCTTACAGGTCCAGCTGTTATGGCAGCTGCTTCCATTGCTGTTGGCCTTAGAGGTGTTCTCTTACATGTTGCCATTGTTCAG GCAGCTCTACCTCAAGGAATTGTCCCCTTTGTCTTTGCTAAGGAATACAACGTACACCCTGAAATTCTTAGCACAGG TGTTATATTTGGAATGTTAATTGCTTTGCCCATAACACTAGTGTACTACATTTTTTTGGGGATATGA